The Pseudomonas sp. G.S.17 sequence CGGCAGGCTGACCGTGAGCAAAATCACGATTGATCTACGGAGCCAAACTAGGAAGACTTCCAGTGCGGTTGTTTCGTCCGTTTCGCGCACTGCGCCGGTTACGCTCAAAACAAGCAGAATCCCAATCAGTAGCGAAAACAAAGCTGTCAGCCCTGGGTTCGTGTTCAACAAGATAAAGCGTAAGATTTCCATTCGTCACCTTTGTAGTTTCCGATTCGGAAACTCTACATCGTTTTGCCCTGTTTCCGAATCGGAAACTTCCGAAGCGCTTAATAAAGTTTCCGAATCGGAAACTTAACTCGGGGGAGGGCATGCCTCCCCCTCGGTGGAGCAAGTTTCCGAATCGGAAACTTTCTTCCGAGGCAGAAATTATAATTTCTCCCCCTACAGATAGCCAGCAAATTATGCGCATACCTATGCGCATAATCCTATTGCCTTTCTATTGCGTTTGCAATAGGCTAGACAATAGAAAGTCAATAGAAAGAGGCATAGAAAAAGCATGCTTTTTCTACCAAAAGCAAAGCCGAAAAGCTCGCCACCCTACGGGTGTCGTGGGTGCCCCTGTGGGCACCCATAGACCGCCGGGGGAGCGCCCCGTCTGTCTTTCAGGGTTCCGACTCGCTTCGCGAGCCTCCACCCTCTTTTGCCTCATACGCCCTGGACGGGCTAATCGGCAAAATTCACCCGCGCGGGCGTCCGATGAAGCCGGACCACCCCGCTTCCTGCCATTGCGCTACGCTTCGGTGCGAGACTTCGTCTCTTCCTCAGCTGCTTCATGGCGAAACCAGGGTGGTCCGGTTTCACCGGACGCCCGCGCGGCTACCGCCTTACGGATGCTGCGCACCTTTACTACGCCCTGGACGGGCTTCGTAAAGGCAGACCGGACAAATTGGCCTGGGGGCCATTTGTCCTCACCCCCCTCGTGGGCTCGGGGGGCGTCTGTCCTCTTCGCTCTTTATCGCGTCCTTCATCGCTGCGCTCTTCGTGACGCTCGACGCGCCCTGCCGGTCGCTGCAATCAAAAGCAGCCAACGACTTGAAGTCGTTGACGCCTCCCTGTGGGTCGGCAGAGGCATCAATCGGCTAAGGCCGATTGCCTCAAGCATCAATCGGCTAGGGCCGATTGACAGGGCACCACGCCCTGCGACGACGCTGCCCCTGGATGATAGAGCCATCCAGGCCCTGCCCCTTCGGGCGGCTACGCCGGTCTTTGCTCAGAGCAACCAACAGCTTTTGGCTGTTGGTGCCTCCCTGTGGGTCGGCAGAAGCCATCACCGGCTATGGCCATTGAGCGCGACTTTGAGTCGCGCAAAGCACGCCCCCTTTACGGGTCGTTCCTATCGGGTGGTGTCTGTCCGATTTTCACCCTGCGCGCGCGTTGCCCTTGCCCAGCCTTCGGCGGGCTCGGCTCGCGCGCTCCGGGTTCAATCTCGTTTTGTGTGGGCCGAACAGTCCGACGCTTTGCCTTTGCCCAGCCTGACGGTGGGCTTGGCTCGCTTCGGACTGGTCAGCCTTCATCCCGCAATCGTAATTTGCGCGCATCGCTGCATCGGCTTTGCCTCGCTCGATGCGCGCAAATTCGTTGCGGGGTTTTTTGTCCGGCTGCTACGTCAGTTCGCAGGGCGATGCACAGCCGTTGGCTGGCATCACCTGCGCCTGTCGTTCGCCCTTGAGTGGAGTAAGTGAGTTTGGAATCTGTCGTAAAAACGTCGCTGGCTGACGGCGGCTGGACGCGCGCCTCGGCCATCGACCGCAGCAAGGATAAACTTGAGTCGGTGATTCGTTGGTTGGGATGGTTTGACTATTCCGACCGGGAAACAATTGCCTCAATGCTGGGTGTTTCAAAGGACGGCCAAAGCGCCTTTTTCAAACGCCTGGAAGAGTCCGGTTTTCTTTGTTCAGAAAACGCCCCAGGGATTCGAAAAGTCATCTACAGCCTGGGTGACGCAGGCTTTGAATATGCACTGATGCTGTTGCCAGAAATAGACCTCAAACGACGCCGCCGTTTGCCTTCATGGGTGTCACTGGTGCACACCTTTTCGGTACAAGCGGCAGTGATCGCGCGACTCGAAAAAATTGAAAGCATCCAGCCGGAAAAAACCCTCAAGCATCTGCGCGCCGTGCGGCTGCCCGACGCCATTTTGAAGATGAAAGATGGAACAACCGTCGCGCTGGAAGTGGAGTTAAATCACAAATCAGGCGCTCGGGTTTACAACATCTTCCTTTCGCACCTCAAGAACATCAGAAACAACAACTACGAGCGGGTGGTTTACCTGTTTCCGAATGACGGCCTTTGCCGGCTGTATCGCGAAAAATACGATCAGCCTCGCTGGCCGATCTACACGGCAAAAGCTGGTAGCACGCGCCTAGTGATGAATGCACAGCAAAGCTTCGACGCTGAACACGTACGCGGCTCTGGCCTTTTCCAGTTCCAAACAGAGGATATGTATTCACTATGACTGCTCAAGCGAACGTCTCGCAGGCTGCACAGCAGCCCACGGATTTGTCCATGGTGGAAACGATCTTTGGTTTCGTTCCCGTGAAAGACGTTGAAGACTGGGATCTTCTGCGACATTACTTTCAACCGATCCTGGACTACTACACCGATCCGGAAATCACTGAGGTTCTGATTAATCGGTTTGACCACATCGAGGTAGAGCGGGGTGGTCGATTGCACCACTTGCCCGATGCGCGTTTTGCATCCGAAGCAGATCTACAGGAATTGATTTTCCAGGTCGCAAATCGCCTGAATCAACTCATCGACGACGAAAACCCGACGATGGATGCCCGCTTCCCTGACGGGTCGCGGTTGTGCTGCACACTGCCAGCGGTCAGCCCGAAAGGCTCAACCGTCACGCTCCGCTGCAAGCCGCGCGATGCATATACGTTCGCTGACTTGGTGCGCTTTGGGGCCCTCACTGGGGAAATGGTCGAGTACATCAAGCAGCGTGTAGAGAGCGCAGACACGATGTTGGTCACCGGCAATACTGGTTCCGGTAAAACCACGCTACTGCGTGCGTGTGGACATTTTATTGACCCGCGTGAAAGGGTCATCACAGCAGAGGACACGGCAGAACTGCATATGGGTGAAATGCTTCCCGGGGTTGTGTCATTGGAGGCGCCAAAGCGCCGTTTGAAGGATGGGCAAAAACCGATCGAACTCGCCAGTCTTATCAAGCTGATGCTCCGGATGCGTCCAGACCGTGGGTGGGTGGGGGAAGTGCGCGATGCAGCAGCTGCGGATGCTGTGGTGCAGCTTTCCAACACCGGCCACACCGGAGGTGCGACGAGCATGCACGCCAATGGGCCTGATGACGCTATCAGGCGCTTTCAATACCTGTTGGCTTCGGCTGGTTTGGTCAGCTATGAGCTAGCGGGCCATCAAGTGTTGAACTCGTTTCAGCTCTTGATTCATGCGCATCGTAGTTATCAGTTCGGTCGGAAAGTCACCCACATTTGCCGAATCGAGAACGAAAAGATCGTTCCGATTTTTCTGTTTAATGAGCAAACCGGCAAGCATGAAAGGGTAGGGGAATGAATAATCCACTGATACAGGATCCGCGCGCCCTTGATCGAATGATCGATCCTGAGCAGTTGTATATGGAATTGCTCGATCAAGGACACGCGAGCGGGGGAGACGATCCGGTCGGTCGATGCATTCAACTTCTGAATGAGGCATTGGCTGGCATGGTGTCGGATGCGGATCGGAAACTGTTCGTAGAAACTGGAGAGCGTATAGATCCGTAAGGGGGGCTTGAAAGTCGCCTCCGGCGGCCAGGGGTGACCCCTGGACGGCATATACAAACCAAGGGCGCGGCCCTTGTTATCTCGATGGGGTCGCCCATGGCTCAGGTGCGCGGGGTGGTGAAGCTACCCCACACACCCTCACGGAGACTGGGGGTCACTGCGCACCGTCAAGCAGAATATGGCCTGTCGGCCAGTCCTGCGGACGCGGAACCCACCCCCAAGGGGTGCGGGGCCCCCGCCATTCAGCCTGACCGCGCTTCGCTCAACGGCGCACCGTGCCCAGGGTGTGGCGGCTACTGGCCTAGCAGGAAACGCTAGCCATGCACGCGCTCACGCTCCGAATACAGCACCTGCTTTAGCAAATGAAAGGCAACGAGGTTGCTGCCCTGTTCCTCAAGCCACGCTTGATGAACCGTTTTGCAGAGCTGGTCGACCTCTGCGAACAACCTGCGGTAATGCTCGACCTCAAGCGTAAGGCGGCGTATATCGCTGCTGGGGTGTTCTGTCCAGATCCGGCGTAGCTCAGCGATGGTAACGGGCTGAAACGGCGGTAACGTGCGACTCATAACGCACCATTTACTGTATATGGAAACAGTAGTATGGCTGGGGTGGGGCGGCAGGACAACCCGATGAATGCAATCAAATCTGACGTGGCCAGGTTGACCAGGTGCGCGGAAATGCAATCAATCGTAAGTCCTGCAGGATCTTCCAGGGCGAGTAAATGCAATCGTTCCCAAAATAAAAATAGGATCAAAGATCCTAAATACCGCTGTCAAAATAGGATCGATGATCCTATAATAGCTGTGTTGGTGGCATGCAGAAGGCCACTCGACTCCGAGCAGGCCAGTCATGCTGGCAACGGGGAACGAGATGAAGCTTTCAGATGTTGCGACCATCCATACGAACTTTCCAGAGGCGCATTTCTGGCTTGTTCGTAGGGGCTCAGCGGAGCGATGCGGCGAACCGGTACGAGAGTTCAACCCTGAACATATCGGCATCCAGGTAAACCGATTAGACCTCTTGCTCCCGGACTATCTCTTTTACGCCTTGATGCACGTTCACCGAGGCGGGTACTGGAAGATGTTAGCGACGGGCACACTGAGTTTGGTCAACATCCGTGTTTCAGACGTTCGTCATATCGAGCTGTCACCACGGTGAAAAGGGGGCCGAAAGGCCCCCGGTCACTGCATTAGGGTTATTTAAGGAGTTGTCATGAAGCCAATTATGGGTTCGCACGAAGCGAAATTGAGGGTGTGACCATGCCACCGGTTCTATTGTTTATGATACTGGCGGGAATGACGTTCGTGCTTTACCCGTTCGTGCATGACTTTGCGGGCTACCTTTTCGCGTATCCCATCGACTGGTTGGGGTGGCCTGGGGCTCTTACGCAAAGTTTTTTATTCAAGGCCAGCAGCGCGCTAGTTTCGTACTTTTTGGCGGGATTCGTGTTCATGTTTATCCGTTGGGTAGCGTCAATACCCAGCCGAAGGAGTGACAATGAAAATTGATCTACCGAGCATTCAAGATCAGCACCGGCTGATTTTCGAAGAGGCTACCAGGGAGGCTGTCGCGCAGTTGCAAGCGAATCTAGAAGCGCCGAGGCTCCCCGCCCAGGACTTAGTAGACGAAAGCCTTTACCCGCGCGCGCACTTGCTGCGCGAGCATGAAGGCTGGGAGGCTCCGGATCCGGTCGTTGTGAAAGCGTATTTCCGGCACTTTCAGGACTTGTTCCCCGATTACGGAACAGACGCCAAGCTGGCCCAGTTACTGGGCCTTAAGAGCGCTGGAGCGGATAGACGAATCAGGGCATTCAAGGACGGCAGCAAGAAGCCGCCTTACGGCGTCTGGAGGCGATTTCTGGTTATGACCGGGCGGGCTCCCCAGGAGGTAATCCGCGTGCTGGGGTTCTTGGCGTAACGATTCGGGAATGATTGCATTCGCGTCCTCGATCGTTGGCGCCGGCATGGCCTTTTGATTGCATTTTGTGCGATATTGAAGCTGTGATCGATGATTTTCGCTGCTTTCTGCACATTTCTGTTCAGGAATGATTCAGTAAAGTGTTCAAGATCGTTCAATTTCTGTTGCATTGTCGTTACAACCAGAAGCAAAATACGCACGCTTTTTGACGGCTTTTTCACAAAACCGTCGCAGGCAAGGGGGAGCGTTAAGCTCCCGCCGTGTCGATAGGTATCATCGGACGATGCCAGATTAACTCTCCGTGCGATCCTTCAGGATCCGGCGCAACTCACCTTTCAGCGACTCGTAGTCACGAATCGCCTCAGGGTTGAACCTAGCGCCGTTCTCAAGTGCGATTTCAAGCAAAGCCCTTATGACCATAGAACGTGATGGTCTTCCGAAAAATTTTTCGGACTGAAGCGGCTCCACCAATCGTTTATCGGTGTCTTCCAGAACGTGAACTGGAAGCGTGATGTTTGTCGGCGTTGACCTGCTCATTCAGTCGCCCCGGCCCGGAAAAACATTGCCTCAGCTTTCGATATGTGTATATATATGCGCATATTGTTGTGCATTTCTCCACAGGGAGTTGTAAACAAATGGGCGAGCATAGAAACCCCAACCTGAAAAATAAAGCGGTATTCACCCAACACCACATGATTTGGGGGATTCCGTCGCGGGTATTCGTGGGCACGCTCTTCTTGACCTTTTTTAGCGCCTTCGTGTTTTGCAAATACTTGCCGCTGTGGATTGGTGTTCCAGCCAGTCTAGTTCTCGCGTTCGTAATCCTCCTTCCGGTGTACCTGATCCATAAAGAAGACCCGGAAGCCTACATCGTCTGGATGCGCAGCATGTTCGCGCCGTCCAGGCTCTCCGCAGGCCGCAGCGTCCGTCGCCGGGTGCTGATCCTCGTTCCCGACTCCGGGGGCGTTCTCAAAGTGAAACCCATATCCCAAGGATTGAAAAAATGATGAATCGTGTCTTTTGGTCGCTGTGCGGCCTCTTCCTGGCACCGGCTGCATTCGCTGCCAACAACGATGTCGATTTGGGCAGTACAGGCGGCGGGCCGCTAGAAGCGTTCTCTGCGTTCATGCAGGAGCTGGTGAACTTCGTTGGTGGCCCAGGTGTTCTGTTCATCGCCTTTGTGTCTGCTGCTGCCGCTGTGAGCCTTTGGGTTGCCGCACCTAAGCAGGGTTCAGCTGCTATGGCTTGGGCGTTCCGCGTATGTGTCGGCGTCATCCTGTTGATGAACATCGCCATTCTGTTGACTTGGCTGCAAGGCTTCTAAACATGACCACAGCGACGACAGCAAAGCTCGCGGGCGAGCCAATCAATGAAATGCTGAACACAGCCGGTCTGTGGAAGGGTTTCGGCCTGACTCACACAGGCAGTTTGATTGGTGGGCTCGAAATGTCAGGAATCGACCCAAAGGGCCTAAGCGATTCAGATCTTGAGCGCTCTACCGTCCTTTTGCGAAACCTGATCCAGACCCAGCACCCCGACACAGTAGTGACTCAGTATTACTGGCACTACGAGGGGGCGCAGGTTGAATTCAAACCTCGCAAAGATCCGCGTAGCAGCATGCTGTCGAAGCAACGCGAGCGGTTTTTGAACGTGGAACGGAACCTCAGTACCAGCCGCCTTTTTTGGATGCTGGACGTTCCGAGCGAAGCCAACATAAACAAATTGTTTACCGCAGCCACGGCCAAAATGCTGTTCACAGCACCATTTGAGCGTTCCGCACGCTCAGCACTTATGGCGAAGTTCAGCAACTGGGGATCTTGGCTTGTAGAGCAAGCCGAGTTGCGGCGTCAGACAGACCTTTTGGACGGCGCACTGGCCGACCTGGACGCGAAGCTCCAGATCGTTTCACCAGATAACACCCGCATGACTCCCGCTGAATTGTGGGCCCAATGCAGGGCTTTGGTGAACCTTCGCCCTGAGTACCTGGAGACTGCAAAAACCGAAACCGTACCATCTGAGGATTGGGATCGTCTGTTGGCTGACGGCGATGTTCATCCCGTTGTTGTTGATGGCCTGGACTGCCTGAAAATTGAAGGCCCCGAGCCGGTGTACGCTCGGATCGCATCTATGGTCGGTTACGGCGGTGAATACGTTCCTGAGGGTATGTGGGGCATGGGTGACAGCAAGCCCATTCTCCAGAAAGGCAATTACCTCATTATGACCAGGGCGCGGCCTCTCTCGATGATCGAGCGAGCGCTGATGCTATCGGGCAAGGAAAATGAGCTGCACCGTAGTCAGATGAAATTCAGCTCCATGCTGAAAGGCGACGATGCGAGCAGTGAGATTGAGCAGAAAATCAACAGCAGCGAGCTTCTGAAAAAGAAAGTGCGCGAGCTGGAGGAAGCTGCCAACTCCCCGGATCGCTACTACAACTACCACTCCCATGTAGTTATTTTCAACAAAGACCCTACCAAGCTACGTGACGCTTGCCGGTTGATGAATACCGCACTCACGCAGAGCGGCTTTAGCGTGGTGTGGGAGTCAGCCGGAATGGTTGACCTGTTCCCAATGCTGATGCCTGGATACGCCAAAAAATGCTTTCGCAGTGCCGAGTTCACATCCTCGCAAGCTGGTGCTTGCTCGATGGTGTACAAGTCGAGCGAAGGCATCAAACAGTGGGGCGAGCAAAAGGAAGAGGCGGTTTACGTCTTTGAAAGTGAAGACGGCACGCCATTTCACTACAGTCCTTTTATTGGCGATAAATGTCTGTCTATCGGCGTTGGCCCTACCCGTTCGGGTAAGACCTTCCTGAAAAACATCATTGCCGCGCACTTCCTGAAATATGGCATCGAAGCCTGCGAGGCGACTGCCACTCAGCCAGCGCGAGAGGCTAAAGGCTCAATCTACGAAGCAATCGACGTGGATCCAGGTTCGGAACCATTGGCGGCATTCTTCAAGGAAGACGGCGGGATTTTCCGAATTCGCAACCCTGAAACCGACCGTGGCGCGAACCCCTTTGTTACCGCCGAAGGGGAATCGGATAGCCACTTCAAACACCACATGCTCAAGCAAGTCCGCATCATGCTGTCGCTCAACGAGAGCGAGGAAATGCGCCGGATCGAACCGTATGAGCAGCAAGAGCTTGACCGTGCGTTAAATGCAACGCTGCGCTTACCGCGTGAGCTGCAACACATGAAAGCGTTCTACAACCATTGCAGTGATGGCCTTAAGGTCAAACTGGCACGCTGGGTTCGTGGCGGCATCTACGGCAACTTATTCGACAATGCCGTTGACGGCATCGGCTCGCTGGAAAAGCGCGTGTCCGTGTACAACTTGGAAGGTGTCAAGGATAAGCCTGAGCTTGCGCAGCTGGTGATGAACGAGATTTTCTATCGAATCATTAAACGTTTTGAAGACCCTAAAAACCGCAGCATCCCCAAATACGCCGAGTTTGACGAAGCTAAATATATTTTCGGCATTCCAGGCACCGTTGATTTAGTAGCTACTAAAGCACGTACTTGGTTCAAGCACTTCGGTGGTATGGGTTTTTGGTCTCAGGGCGTTAATGATTACGGAAACCTGAAAGACTGGGACACGTTGCGTTCTTCTGCATCAACGTGGTGGTTCCTGGCCGACCAGAACATGGACAAGAAGGC is a genomic window containing:
- a CDS encoding VirB3 family type IV secretion system protein translates to MGEHRNPNLKNKAVFTQHHMIWGIPSRVFVGTLFLTFFSAFVFCKYLPLWIGVPASLVLAFVILLPVYLIHKEDPEAYIVWMRSMFAPSRLSAGRSVRRRVLILVPDSGGVLKVKPISQGLKK
- a CDS encoding ATPase, T2SS/T4P/T4SS family translates to MTAQANVSQAAQQPTDLSMVETIFGFVPVKDVEDWDLLRHYFQPILDYYTDPEITEVLINRFDHIEVERGGRLHHLPDARFASEADLQELIFQVANRLNQLIDDENPTMDARFPDGSRLCCTLPAVSPKGSTVTLRCKPRDAYTFADLVRFGALTGEMVEYIKQRVESADTMLVTGNTGSGKTTLLRACGHFIDPRERVITAEDTAELHMGEMLPGVVSLEAPKRRLKDGQKPIELASLIKLMLRMRPDRGWVGEVRDAAAADAVVQLSNTGHTGGATSMHANGPDDAIRRFQYLLASAGLVSYELAGHQVLNSFQLLIHAHRSYQFGRKVTHICRIENEKIVPIFLFNEQTGKHERVGE